The following nucleotide sequence is from Nitrospira sp..
GCGGCGCCAGAGTTCCCGCCGTGTCGTCCGAACGGATTGCCACCCGTTCCTGCAACAGCATCGCTCCGGTGTCCATGCCTTCGTCCATCAACATGGTCGTGATGCCGGTTTCCTGCTCGCCTCGGATGATCGCCCACTGAATCGGCCCCGCGCCGCGATATTTCGGCAGGAGCGAACCGTGGACATTGATGCAGCCGCGAGGAGGCAGGCTTAGGACCACAGGCGGCAAAATCCGACCAAACGCCGCCACCGCAATGACGTCCGGATTCCATTGCCGCAAGGCCTCCAGGAAGGCAGGGTCCTTCATTTTGAGCGGCTGCAACAGGGGGATGCCCTCGCGTTGGCACAGCACCTTCACGGGCGACGGCACGACGTCCTGTCCTCGCCCCTTCGGACGATCCGGTTGCGTCACCACCCCGACGACGTGGTCGTCCGATTTGAGCAGCGCCTCCAGTGACGGCACGGCGAACTCCGGCGTTCCCATGAATACGATCCGCATGGTCACGCTTTATCATTCTCCTGCCATGATTGCAATTGTGGCTCCCGCTTCCTTGACTCTCGTTTCGCATGCCTGCTACTATCCGCCCGCGGGGTGGAGCAGCCTGGTAGCTCGTTGGGCTCATAACCCAAAGGTCGTCGGTTCAAATCCGGCCCCCGCAACCAAGCCTTTTTATCCTCCTCCAATCTATACCATCCCTAACCACTCCCTAGAATCTGCGATACAAGGGCCGTAAAATTGGGCCCCTGCGACAGCTGACCAGGGGAATGTTAGAAAGTTGTGACGTGTACTTTTTGTCTGCGAGGCGGAAGTAAATGTGAAGTGGTTACAGACTGTCACGGTCTCATTGACACTGGCCCTTAGTTGCCCGGGTACCTTTGGGCAGACGGTGGGTGAAATTGGCATGGTTGGGTCTTTCCTCGGCAACGGGCCGTGGGAAGGCTGGAACGATCAGTGGCTGGCGCTGCTGGGACGAAACGGACGGTTTGAGCTACGGGAGGTCACAGTCAACGTCACGCGTGAGGAAAAGCCGATCTGTGGCGATAGAGGCTTTATTGCCAACGCTCCTCCTGCTGATTCTGACACACTGCTCCTTCGCGGATTCCCGACAATCACATCGGGTCCGGTGGTTACCGCGTTTGATGGCCGGAAGTTCCTCCTTCCTGGAGAATGGCTAGACATTCCACTTGGGGACAATGCCCACTGGCGCCTTCGCGCATTTGGGACTGTTCGACCAGACCTCAACGCCGGACTCGACGACGTCCGGTACACCAATTACCAAGTTTGGATGATGGGAGACGGTCGAAAAGTTCCTATTTTTTCACTCGATGTTCTCGATTCTGATGGACTGCCTCAGATTTTGTGGGTCGGTGATCTGGACGGGGATCGTGGCGCAGACATCTTCGCGGATATTCGGACGCATTATGCTGGACACCACTTTGTCCTATTTCTCTCTTCGCTTGCACGAACGGACCTGGTGACAGAAGCAGGATCGCTATCTACCGGTGGTTGCTGAGGATACGTGGCCTTAATTGTCCCCTGGCTACCAGATAATTTACGCCGCCAATGGGATGGTCACGGAAGCGTTAAATCGTGACAGAATCGAGTCCCCGCAACCAACCATTCGATTTTCTCTCTCCATCACCATCAGCGATACGTGTCCGGACCATCCGTGACTCCGGCGTCGATCATCGCTGGACGGCCTTCATCAGGCACCTCACATCGACATCTCGACGTTCATGTGTGTTTTGAGACAGCTCTGCGAAGTCCCCGCGGAGCAGTTTGAGGGCATACCGTTCAAGAGCGATTTCAGTGGCAGTACGAAATCCGAGTCGTCGAAATACAGGCACCGGGGGACACCATCCTTGGATGGCATGCTGCAATAAGAAACCTGCTACCATGCCTGGCAACACAAAGAAGCGGCGGTCAACAAGGGCTCCCAACCCCAACCCGAGCAATGCGACCGAAGCCGCATTGGCCTCAAGCGTCCGCTCGACATCCCACTCACGATCTAATGCTTCCAGTCGGCGCGTGATCTCGTCATGGTCTTCTTTTGCAAAATGTGCAACGTTTCGCTCCGTCTCCCGACGGATTCGGTCATTGATTTGAGCATCTGTGGACTGTTCAACTCGGCTCGCCGTAGCTGGGATCATGGCGTTCTCCTCTCTATCGTGATGAAACGCTCGAAGCGTTCACGCTTGTACCTGCCCGTTAGTGTATCGGCCATGATGATCATTTGAACTGGTAAGGTCCCCTGTGATTCTTGCTTCGCTTGTCGTCCCTCGCCATTCCGTGATACTGCTTCAACAGGCGCACCCTGCGATCGGCCACCCTGCACGTAACGAGAGCCTCGCATGATCAAGGTTCTTCTGATCGAAGACAACGCCGTCGAT
It contains:
- a CDS encoding methionyl-tRNA formyltransferase, producing MRIVFMGTPEFAVPSLEALLKSDDHVVGVVTQPDRPKGRGQDVVPSPVKVLCQREGIPLLQPLKMKDPAFLEALRQWNPDVIAVAAFGRILPPVVLSLPPRGCINVHGSLLPKYRGAGPIQWAIIRGEQETGITTMLMDEGMDTGAMLLQERVAIRSDDTAGTLAPRLAEVGGRLLVETLRRLKAGTLTPQPQDHSQATMAPILKKEDGLIDWRLPATEIANRVRGLSPWPGAYTWKGGDRWVLWRVAVADNAQVAEPGTVTKVTKDRIEVATGQGTLHLIEIQPSNSRRMTAMQYLTGHRLADGARFGAGP